From the genome of Methanofollis sp. UBA420:
TGGACTGTACTTTGCTTACAATGTGCAGGATGGCATCACCAGCAGACTGTACATCCGCTATCCCGACGTGAGCATTGAGGCGGTGCTTGCAGCCCCGAACCATGCGGAACGTATTGAGGGAATATCGGTGCCGACAGGGACGGAGATCGCCTTCCGGGTGATATCGTCTGATGTCGGTACATACTATACGGCCGGAGAGACACGTGCGGCGGTTGAGCTTGTGCTCACAACGCCGGGAGGTGCGGAGATGACGTCTTTTGGCGGACGTGATTTCTCGAACCTGCCGATCGACGGTTCGCTGTTCTACACAGACGACCCTGGCAGGCCCGGACCGGTCGCCCTGGAAGACCTTGAGCAAGGGATGTACAGGGTCCAGGCCCGGTGGACATCGCCGCAGGGCTTTGCCGACGATGCAGAGGATTCCAATGTCATCACATTCTCTGTCGGCGATCGGGTCGGGGTGAACACAACGACGCCGACGACCGCGGCGACGACAGCGCCCACCACTGTTCCGACGACGGCCGTGACAACAGAAACAACAGCCCCGGAGACAACCGCAACGACACCATCCCAGACAACGGCCGCGACCACGGAGACGACAGTGCCGGTGACGACCATGACACAGGCATCGGGAACCCTGATCCCTGCACTCGGGGCAGCGGCCCTCCTCCTCTTTGCTCTGAGGCGGCGGTGATCTTCTATCCCCGTTTTATACCGGATCTCATGGGGATGAGGTCACAGGTGATTTCCGGGCGCAATTGCCCGGAAATCCTCCCGGAAAAACAGAAACTATTTATAATAAACCTGCGATACGTCTAACACGCTGAGGTATTGAGATGGATAGAAAAAAGAGTATCCGGGAACAGTACAACGACAGTCAATGCCGGATTGTTCATTACCTCAAATCAGGCATACAGCGAGGCAAACACTATTTCAAGTCAAAGTACATCGCTCATGACCTCGGGCTCTCTGCAAAGGAAGTCGGGACAAATCTTGCCATCCTTTCAGAGATCTGCGATGAACTTGAAATTACCCGCTGGAGTTACTCCAATTCCACGACCTGGATGGTCAGTCCGCGCGCAGCATAAGTACTATCGTGTGTCATACATCTGAACATGGAAAAGATCATCTCATTCGAGTCTGAGATCGAGTTTGTTGCACGGATCAACGAGCAGAAGGACTGCATCATGCAGCAGGGCCCGAAGGGCTCCGGTGACGCTGACCCCGGCCAGCTCTGGTTCAATATCGACGTACCAAAGGGGCATGGCCTCAAGGCCGGTGACAGGGTCAGGGTCACCGTCGAGAAACTCTAAAAGAATACCTGCGGCGTCAATCAGACATTTTTAAAGCCCCTGATTTTTTTTAAAACTCGGGATTTTTGTGTAATTCATTTCGAAATGTCGAAATAGACCCGTACCCAAAGCAATGGTGATGGCACATGGTAAGTTCAAGCTCTGTGTCTTCGGGCCGTACGACGCCGGGAAGTCCAGCCTGATCCAGGCACTGGACCAGAACACCCGGCACATCGAGGCACGGTGCGAGGGCGGGTCGACCACTGTTGCCCTGGATTATGGGAGAGTCCAGGTGGGGCAGGAGACGGTTTATCTCTTTGGAACGCCGGGTCAGGAGCGTTTTGAGTTTGTCAGGCAGATCCTTGCCCGGGGCATGGACGGAGCCATTAT
Proteins encoded in this window:
- a CDS encoding DUF3821 domain-containing protein; amino-acid sequence: MARGTTISDIRPGDTVFVYETGLDLTALRNATTDNPVTALQRFNDDDPKKGLINTIPVPDDTNFDLIDASVGDNTGLYFAYNVQDGITSRLYIRYPDVSIEAVLAAPNHAERIEGISVPTGTEIAFRVISSDVGTYYTAGETRAAVELVLTTPGGAEMTSFGGRDFSNLPIDGSLFYTDDPGRPGPVALEDLEQGMYRVQARWTSPQGFADDAEDSNVITFSVGDRVGVNTTTPTTAATTAPTTVPTTAVTTETTAPETTATTPSQTTAATTETTVPVTTMTQASGTLIPALGAAALLLFALRRR
- a CDS encoding DUF7123 family protein, encoding MDRKKSIREQYNDSQCRIVHYLKSGIQRGKHYFKSKYIAHDLGLSAKEVGTNLAILSEICDELEITRWSYSNSTTWMVSPRAA
- a CDS encoding GTP-binding protein; this encodes MAHGKFKLCVFGPYDAGKSSLIQALDQNTRHIEARCEGGSTTVALDYGRVQVGQETVYLFGTPGQERFEFVRQILARGMDGAIIVVDSTADPDPMVRHLSNWLIAQKVPYAIMLNKCDLPGSSPSRFAHEIGDASVYLVSAKSGKNVHEALSLFIQGLKR